The Candidatus Baltobacteraceae bacterium genome includes the window CACCGACGAGTTTCCGCGAACGTACGCCGGCGAAATGCGCAAGAGTTGATTCGCCGTCACCACGCCCGGGGCGATCGGTGCGGGCGGCTTTGGAATCTTTGCCGAGACCGGTCGAACGACGATGCCGACGCTCGCCGTCTGCGTCGACGCGCCTTTGTGAACGACCAGCTCGAGCCGGTAGGGCGTGTCGTGCGTCACCTTCGGCGCGGCGACGACACTGGTTCCTCGCGGCGAGTACGGCGTTTGGGCGACCGGAATCTGGGCGGCGTCGAGCAACCGCACGGTACCGTCCTGCGCGGCGCTCAGATAGCGCACGACGATCGGATGCCCGGATTGCACCACGCCGTTATCTACCTCAAACGCGCGAATGAGTTCGACGGCATTGGTCGTGTAGGTACGGCGCGGTTCGACCGTTCGTACGGTGCGGATCTCGGACTTCGTACCCAACGGACCATGCACGGCCAGCGCCACCTGGTAGGTCTCCGGCTTCTGCGACGCGGGAAATGCGAAGTAGCCGCTTCCCGATGCGAGGGTACCGGAGGCAACGCTTTGGGAACCGGCGGTGACGTCGTACGAGGCGGTTCCGAGACCCGAAGTCGTGTAAGACGCGCGAATCTGCGTACCCGCAAGAGCGCCCGACGGGAGGGCATAGGCGTTAATGCGCGGGCGCATCTGCACGTACGCCGCTATCGACGCAAACAGCAGCAGCAGTAACACGGCGAATGCCGCGACCGCCGGCAAATACGGACTCGGCGGAACGTTCGTCTCGAGGCTGTAGCTCATAGAGCGGCTTCGCATGTTCACGAACATGCGTCTGAAAGGCGACCAGATTCGCAACGGAACCTCGACCAGGATTGCCGATGCGGCCTTCGGTTCGACGCGAAAGTTCGAGGGCCGTAACGCCGTGTGACGATCGCCGTGCACGCCCATCGCCGCACACATCAGCGGATCGACCGTGTCGTTAACGATCTTCACTACGTAATTCGCGCTGTGCAGCGTGCGTTCTAATAGCTCGATCGTACCGATAACGGCGTTCCCATGGCCGGTAAAGGCCACCGAACTGCGCGGCTCCTCGAAGATCGGGTCCGCGTAGCGCACTTCGGATCCCGTATGGATGGAGAGCGCCGATTCATCGCGCTTGGCCATCCACAGCGAGTCGGGAGCCGGATAACGTCGCGTCGGCGGCGCAGAATCAGGCGGCTTCGCAATCGGTTCCGGCGGCGGCTCCGGTGGCGGCGGCTCGGGAGGCGCCGGCGGACTCGGGACCTCGGGCGGCGCCTCCGGCGCCGGCTCGGGTTGCGGTTCGGGGGGCGGCGGCGCGGCCGGCGGTGCCGCATGCTGCGGCGTGGCGGGAGGCGCTTCCGGTACGTGGGGCGCGGCCTCGGGCGCGCGCCCGAAACGCTGCCACAACACCGAGACGAGAACGCCGGCTGCGACGCCGCCGGCGACTGCGAGCAACGGCGCGGCGAAATCCGCGAGCGCCAAGCCCTGCGGCGTTATCGCGAGAACGTAGATGCATTGTTCGCCCTGGGCTTCCACGTAGAGACAGACGCGATCGATCCCCTTCGAATCGGGAACGCGAAAGTCGAACGTCTTTTCCTGCGCCGGTTCGCACCAGATGCGGTGGTGGCCGACCGAACGCACGCGTCCGCCGGTGCCGAATGCCGGCGTGCACAGCAGCGGCCGTTGGCAAGCATTGAGCACCGTGAACTGCGCGTATTGCGCGCCCGAGGCGGCGGTCTTCACCCAAATCGAGCACCACACCCAGGCGTCGTCGCCCGCCAGGCGCACGCGCATTCCCGGCTCCGCTACCATCATCGCGGAGAGATCGATGTAGAATGACTCGGGCGCACTCATCGGGCGCGACCGATTGGAAACGAGCAGCAAAAAGCCGACGCAGAGGCTCCGCATCGGCTCGAACGATCGATCCAAGACGTGTTACGGACGGGAGGCCAATTCCGCACTTTCACACTTGGGTGAGAAACGTTCGCCAATCCGGCCGACCCGGCCCTCTTTCGCAACTACGAAGATCAGGTACGCGAGCGCGACGATCGAAAGCGAACGCGCGCAATAGGTGGGGAACCCGGCACCGGTCGAAGCGTAGACCCGCTCGAGGAGCACCCACGTGTTTTCCGCGAGATCGTGGCTCGCTGCCGTCGCGCTAAAATGTTTGGGACCAGGGACGTACGCATAAATGAAGAGCAGGCTCATCGAAAGACCGGCGGCGGCGACGCTGCCGATACCGATCGCCAGCGCACGGATATTTCGCTCCCAGAGCCGCCACGCCAGGATTCCGCTCATTACGGCCGCTAGCGGGATCATATACATCGTTAGCACGAGCCATTGCCAGGGAACGCAGAGCATAACGAGCATCGCATCGAAACGGCCATCCGTCGTAGGGCGATATCGGCGCATCAACAGAGCTGCCGGCAGCGCGAACGCCAGCGATTGAATGTGGAGGTACGTGCCTCCAAGGAGCACGAAGGCGCAGGGCACGACTACGAGAAACGCTCGATCGCCGTATCGCGCAGCTAACCGTTGCGCCACGCACGCGCCGAAGACGGCCATTGCGAAAAAGGATAACGTTCCGATCAGCAGTGCCGTCTGGGGGCGGGCGCCGAGTTCGAAAAGCATCGGCGCCAGCGCGAACTGCTCGATGTTGTACAACTCGGCCGCCGCGTGCGCGGGGAGCACGTCGCGCACGTATTCAACGTTTGCGGCCAACCCGAGAAAGAGCACCGACGCGGTGGCCAGCGCGGCGAGTGCCGATGCAACTGCAACGCGCGATCTCGCTTCAAAGACCGCCAAGCTCATCAGCGCGACGAAGCCGCATTGCGGTTGAAGCATCGACAACGCAAGGCAGCAGCACGCCGCCCAGTATCGTTCGCGGCGCACGCACAGCGCGCCCCACGTCGTAAAAAGCACGCACACGGGAACGAGTTGGCCGATGGTCAGCGATACGATTGCGTCGATTAAGACGACGGAGAGCGTGGCCACGAGTGGAGTGCAGCCGGTCAAGCGCACGAGAGCCGGGATGGTTGCCGCGATGCACGCCGCAAGGAAGAGCGACCACAGCGCATAGGCGATGCCGAACGGCATCGCGCTTAAGGGCGTGAACGCGAGAATGGCATATCCCGGCAACGGATCGGGAACGATGAGGTTGTCGTCGGCGCTCTTAAAATAGACCGCATGTTCGCACGAGTGCAGCGGTTCGAAGAGGTACGGATCGTGACCGGTTCGTGCGGCTTGCGCGCCGCAATAGAACGCTTCAAAATCAATGCCCTTGGTGCTAAACGACCGCAGATAGGTGAAGAACGAGAAAACGCCGAGGATCGCTACGCACAGCGTGACCAGCGCGATTGCTTTTGCCGGGCGCGAATCCAGCAACTACCGAACCGGGAGCGTGCGCAGGAGCGTTTCCGAACCGCTTCCCCGCTTGAAGGACGTAACGACGACGATGCTGCCCGATACGTCGGGCGGAACGCGCAGCACGATTCGATGCATCGCCGGTCCGACGTCGTCTGCCTCCAGCGGACGTCCGCCGGCCGTCGTCAGTGCAACGCGCAAATGGGACGGATGCCGAAGCACGCTCACGGTCAGAGCGCCGCCGGCGATAACCTCAACCTGACGAATCGTTATCGGACTGGGTACGATCGAAGCGGAGGCAATCCGCGCGACCGCGCGCACCGGCGGTTTTGCGCGAACGTAGATGCCCATGCCCGATGCGCTCGTGTCGCCGTTCTTGGAGGCAACGAGTTCGACTCGCAACTCCTTATCGTGTGGAAAGATCGGAAGCGCCAGCGTAGAGATGCCGGAGACGGAGATCGGCGCCCGCGCCCAAACCGTTCCGTTCACGTCGATCGCGCGCACTTCGCCTTGGCTTGCGCGTACGCTGTACCGCACGACGAGCGGCTGGCCGGCGTCGAGTTCGGTCTGATCGAGCGCGAGCGAGTTGACGGCAGGCCCGGGTTCTACGACATACGCAACACGCGGCTTGGATGCGAGCACTCGCACGACGCGATCGAGTCGGGGATGCAGAAACCAATACGTTCCCATGCCGGCGCAGCAGACCACCGCGGCGACAACGGCGCAGACCGCGGCGGCTAGAGATCTCGATCGCGGAATCGCGCTTTCGACGCAATAGTCTGCGGAAACGCCGCGCATGCGTACGACGACGCGATCGAGCCGAATCCATCGACGTTTCGGAACGGCGATGCGATAGTCGGTGCTGGAATTGGCGTCGATCCAAAAGGTCTCCAGCGGCATCGCGAGGGGGTGCGGCCCCGAGGACGTCGCGATGGCCGTCGCGAGCAAGGGTGCGTCGAAATCGTTGCGCGCGCGCAGCACGAAAGCCTCATCACGCTCCGACCGGTCGTACTCAAGGGAGGCGCTTACGGCACCCTCCGCCAGGCGCACGAACGCGCCATTTGACGGCGATGCCGCCAATGGGAATGCGGGCGCGACAGTAAGAGCCCTCGCCATATACAATTCAATCGGTTTTCCGGCCCCCTTCCTTAATGCATGAGACGGACCGGAGGCGCAAATGGGCCGATTGGCACGACGGCTGAAACGCCCGTACCGCCGTCGAAAGATCGTTCGTGCCGCTGGTATTTGTGCCGACACCGCTCGGCAATCTGCGAGATATCACCCTGCGCGCGCTCGACGCGTTGCGCGAGTGTTCGCTTCTGGTTGCGGAAGACTCGCGAGTCGCTCGAAAGCTGCTGTCTGCGCTGGCCCTTCCCGGCAAAGAGATCTGGAGCTATCACGAGCACAACGCCGCCGGTGCCACCGCCGGAATCCTCGAACGGGCGAGCACCGAACTGGTCGCCGTCGTTACCGACGCCGGGATGCCGGGCATCTCGGATCCGGGGGCCCAACTCGTCGCCGCCGCCCGCGATGCCGGCATCGCGATCGACGTGCTCCCCGGGCCGAACGCAGCGTTGGGCGCCGCGGTCCTCTCGGGATTCGATCTGCGCCGCTTCGTCTTCGAAGGGTTTCCGCCGCGCAGCAGCACCGCCCGCCGCAAGGCCTTCGCCGCAACGCTCGCGCTCGGCATTCCCAGTATCTGGTACGAATCGCCGCAACGCATCCGCGCGACGCTCCTGGATATCGCCGGGGTCGATCCGACCGCGCGCGTTTTTATCGTGCGCGAATACACCAAGCATTTCGAGCAGCAACTGCTGGGGACTGCCGCGGAGGCCGGCTCGCGCCTGGCCGATCCCGTGCGAGGCGAGATCACCCTGGTCGTCGAGCCGTCGGCCCCGCAAACGGATGACTATCCCGAACCCGGCGACGTCGATTCGGCGATCGACGCGCTTCTCGCGGATGAAGGGCAGAGCGTCTCGGCAATCGCGAAGACGCTAGCCGATCGCGGCCTCGGCGAGCGGCGCCATCTTTACGCTCGCGTTACCGATCGCAAGCGCTTGCGAAGGGGCGGCAACGACCCGTAGCGATAAGGGTGCGGAATGGATCGCGCCTTCTACGTCACTACGCCCATCTACTATATTAGCGGAAACCCGCATATCGGCCATGCCTACACCACCGTAGTGGCCGACGTTCTGGCGCGCACGGCGCGCACGCAAGGCGACGCGTTCTTCCTGACCGGTACCGACGAACACGGCCAAAAAGTCGCCGATGCCGCGGCGGCGGCCGGCAAATCACCGCAGGAGTGGTGCGACGAACTCGTGCCGCGCTGGCAGGCGCTCTTCTCGCTCTATCACGTTGAGTACGACGACTTCATCCGAACGACGCAACCGCGGCACGAGCGCGTGGTTCAGGCCGTCTTCGACCGGCTGCGCGCCAACGGCGACGTCTACCTCGGCAAGTACGAAGGCTGGTACTGCGTCGCCGACGAGACGTTTTGGCTCGAGAACAAACTCGTCGACGGCAAGTGCCCCACGTGCGGACGCGCGGTCGAGTGGCTCTCCGAAGACGATTGGTTCTTTCGGCTCTCCAAATATAACGACCGTCTCAAGCACTATTTCAAGGAGCATCAAAACTGGGTACGCCCGCGGGCGGTCTACAACGAGATGATGTCGCTTTTGGAGGAGGGGCTTGAGGATTTCAGCATTTCGCGCACCAAGTTCGATTGGGGTGTTCCAATCCCGGGCGGCGGCGGCGTTATCTACGTTTGGTTCGATGCCCTGCTGAACTACATCTCGGCTCTCGGCTGGTCGACCGACGACGCGAAGTTCAAAAAATACTGGCCGGCGTCGGTGCAGTTGATCGGCAAGGAGATCGCGCGGTTCCACACGATCATTTGGCCGGCGGTCCTTTGGGCGCTCGGTGAAGAAGCGCCCGAGCTCGTCTACGCGCATGGCTGGATCACACTCGACGGCCAAAAAATCGGCAAGAGCCTCGGGAACGCCGTCGATCCAATCGGCCTCGCCGAGCGCTTCGGGGCCGATTCGCTGCGCTATTTCCTGCTGCGCGAAGCGCCGTTCGGCAGCGACTTCTCCTACTCCGAAGCGAAGATCGTGCAGCGCCACAACAACGATCTCGGCAACGATCTTGGCAATCTGTTCCGGCGAACGCTCTCCATGCTCCAAAAATATCGCGACGGGGTCGTTCCGCAACCGGCCCGCGACGGCGGCTCGGAGCCGTTCGGCGCGCGATTTGCCAAACTTCCCGCGCGAGTGCGCGGCGCGATACTCGCTCTGGAGTTTCGCGACGCGCTGGTCGCCATCTGGGAGTTGGTCACGGCGCTCAATCGGAGTATCGACGAGCGCAAGCCGTGGGTTCTTTTTAAGGAAGCGCGCGACGACGAACTCGACGCGCTACTCTACGATCTCTGCGAGGGGCTGCGGTTTCTCGCGACGATGCTCGCCCCGATCATGCCCGAGCGAGCGCGAGAGATGTGGCGTCAACTCGGTCTGGCCGGCAATCTCGATCGCTCGTGGGACGAGCTCGTCTGGGGCGGCCTGGAGCCCGGCACGGTGACGGCGCCGGCCGACGCACTGTTCCCGCGTATCGACGTCCCGGTGGAGGCGCAAGCGCCAAGCGGGTGAGTAGATCTCGGTTGCGATCGCGGAATCTCATCCGCGCGCTCTATGCCGCGACGTTTTTGGCCGCGCTCGCCGCGGTCGTCGTACGCGCTCGCGCCGACGTGGCTCTGGAACCCGTGCTGACACGCCTCTTGGTCGCGGTGGCGATCGTCATGGTCGCCATTACCGTGCGCAACAGCGTGCCGATTCGCGGCCGACGGGGCAAGCGAAGCGGGCACATCGAGGATTCCGTCTCGCTCGATCTGCCGATCACCCTTTCGCTGCTCATCGTTGAAAGCGGCACGGCTGCGGCAATAGCCGCGCTCGTCGGTTTTTCCATTGCCGGGTTGCTGCGCCGGCGCGCCGATCGGTTCGCAATCGCATTTGCCGGCGCTTCGCGCGCGCTCTTCTTTATCGGAGCGGATTTCCTCCGGCCGCTCGTTCCGCGAACGCTCTTCGACTTCACCCTGCCGTCCTTCGCCTCGTTCGTCACGATTCTGCTGATCGGGTTGATGGGCTTCATCTATCTCTGGCACTTGCCGACGACCGCCTGGCGCGAACGAATTCCATTACGCCGCCTGTGGCGTCGCTATACCCGCGATCGTCATCTCTGGGCGCTGCTCGCGCTCCAAGCTATCTGGGCCTACGCTTGCTGCGAATTCATGATTCACGGCAACGCGCTCTTCGGGATTCTCGCATGGATCCCGGTTCCGACCACCGCCATTCTTTCGCGTTCGCTCTTTCTGGCGCGCAGCGAAGCCGCGCGTTTGCGCATGACGCGCGATGCCATTACCGCGATGCTCGTGGAACGCGACCCGATTCCGCAGATCAATTCGGTCGTCGCCTCCGCGCTCGGATCGTCGCGCGAAACCGTGCAGGTCATCGCGGCCATCGGAGGCGTGAGTCCGGATTGGCGCGTCGTAACGAGCGTCGGGCCTCCGCCCGAACGCGGGTATGAAGAATTACGCAATCGCGCCGTGATGCGATTGCAGCTGCGCGCCGGCGGAACCGTTTCCGTGACCGACGATACGCACGCGATCGTCGCCGCCGGGGCGTACGACGACGAGGGCTATCTGGTCGGCGCGCTCTGCGCGCTCCATCTCGTACACGACGCACACGCCGCACGTCACGAGCGGCTCGAACAAGTAGCCCGCGAACTGGCGCCGCTGCTGCGCGATCTTCGCTCCATCGGCCGCGCGCAGGAGGCCGCCGAGATCGACCCGCTGACGCGTCTTCCAAATCGAGCCACGATCTTGGAGCACGTGCGCGCGGCCCTGGCAAGCGACGTTGCGCCGGGTTCGCTGCTGCTCATCGATGTCGATCATTTCAAAGCGATTAACGATCATCTCGGGCATCTCGCCGGCGATCGTTGCCTGCGAGCCGTGGGCGATATCATCGCGCAAAACGTCAGGGGCGACGACCGAGCCGGACGCATCGGCGGCGAAGAATTCCTCATCGTCATGCCGCGCGCCGCAAGCGCCGGCGCCCGAGAGGTCGCCGAGCGTCTGCGAGCGGCGATCGAAGGCTGCGGCCTGCGCCACTCCGACGGCAAACCGATAACGTGCTCGATCGGAATCGCCGCGCTCGACGTCGGCGAAACACTCGAGAGTGCGCTCGCCCGCGCCGACGAAGCACTCTACGCCGCCAAACGCCAAGGCCGCAACCGCGTCATCGAGCTATCGGCGTAACAGCCCATGTCATGGTGAGCCTGTCGAACCATTGTCATGGTGAGCTTGTCGAACCACGACAGGTTCGTCCTTCGACGGGCTCAGGATGACAAGGATTGTTGGCGTTGGAATAGGTGTGGGATGGCGGCTGGATTGTTCGATACGCACGCGCACGTGCACGATAAGGCGTTTGCTGAAGATCGCGCCGAGATCGTGGCGCGGGCGCGCGGCGCCGGCGTCGTGCAGATGATTGCGGTTGGCTGCGATCTGGCCGATAGCGAACGCGCGCTCGCATGCGCGCGCGAGTTCGATCTGCTCGCCTCGGTCGGCGTGCATCCGCATGAAGCGCGGGAGGCGCCCAAAGATCTCGCCGCCGCCTTCGCGCCGTTCTTCGACGATCCGCGTATCGTAGCCGTCGGCGAAATCGGGCTCGACTATTACTACGATCACAGCCCGCGAGAAGCGCAGCGAGCCGTTTTGTGCGCCCAACTGCGAATCGCGCGGGAACGCGATTTGCCGGTCATCTTTCACCATCGGGATGCCTACGACGACTTCGTTGCGGTTTTGCGCGAAGAGTTCGCGGCGGGCATGCGCGGCGTCATCCATT containing:
- a CDS encoding glycosyltransferase family 87 protein, giving the protein MLDSRPAKAIALVTLCVAILGVFSFFTYLRSFSTKGIDFEAFYCGAQAARTGHDPYLFEPLHSCEHAVYFKSADDNLIVPDPLPGYAILAFTPLSAMPFGIAYALWSLFLAACIAATIPALVRLTGCTPLVATLSVVLIDAIVSLTIGQLVPVCVLFTTWGALCVRRERYWAACCCLALSMLQPQCGFVALMSLAVFEARSRVAVASALAALATASVLFLGLAANVEYVRDVLPAHAAAELYNIEQFALAPMLFELGARPQTALLIGTLSFFAMAVFGACVAQRLAARYGDRAFLVVVPCAFVLLGGTYLHIQSLAFALPAALLMRRYRPTTDGRFDAMLVMLCVPWQWLVLTMYMIPLAAVMSGILAWRLWERNIRALAIGIGSVAAAGLSMSLLFIYAYVPGPKHFSATAASHDLAENTWVLLERVYASTGAGFPTYCARSLSIVALAYLIFVVAKEGRVGRIGERFSPKCESAELASRP
- the rsmI gene encoding 16S rRNA (cytidine(1402)-2'-O)-methyltransferase produces the protein MPLVFVPTPLGNLRDITLRALDALRECSLLVAEDSRVARKLLSALALPGKEIWSYHEHNAAGATAGILERASTELVAVVTDAGMPGISDPGAQLVAAARDAGIAIDVLPGPNAALGAAVLSGFDLRRFVFEGFPPRSSTARRKAFAATLALGIPSIWYESPQRIRATLLDIAGVDPTARVFIVREYTKHFEQQLLGTAAEAGSRLADPVRGEITLVVEPSAPQTDDYPEPGDVDSAIDALLADEGQSVSAIAKTLADRGLGERRHLYARVTDRKRLRRGGNDP
- the metG gene encoding methionine--tRNA ligase; its protein translation is MDRAFYVTTPIYYISGNPHIGHAYTTVVADVLARTARTQGDAFFLTGTDEHGQKVADAAAAAGKSPQEWCDELVPRWQALFSLYHVEYDDFIRTTQPRHERVVQAVFDRLRANGDVYLGKYEGWYCVADETFWLENKLVDGKCPTCGRAVEWLSEDDWFFRLSKYNDRLKHYFKEHQNWVRPRAVYNEMMSLLEEGLEDFSISRTKFDWGVPIPGGGGVIYVWFDALLNYISALGWSTDDAKFKKYWPASVQLIGKEIARFHTIIWPAVLWALGEEAPELVYAHGWITLDGQKIGKSLGNAVDPIGLAERFGADSLRYFLLREAPFGSDFSYSEAKIVQRHNNDLGNDLGNLFRRTLSMLQKYRDGVVPQPARDGGSEPFGARFAKLPARVRGAILALEFRDALVAIWELVTALNRSIDERKPWVLFKEARDDELDALLYDLCEGLRFLATMLAPIMPERAREMWRQLGLAGNLDRSWDELVWGGLEPGTVTAPADALFPRIDVPVEAQAPSG
- a CDS encoding GGDEF domain-containing protein codes for the protein MRSRNLIRALYAATFLAALAAVVVRARADVALEPVLTRLLVAVAIVMVAITVRNSVPIRGRRGKRSGHIEDSVSLDLPITLSLLIVESGTAAAIAALVGFSIAGLLRRRADRFAIAFAGASRALFFIGADFLRPLVPRTLFDFTLPSFASFVTILLIGLMGFIYLWHLPTTAWRERIPLRRLWRRYTRDRHLWALLALQAIWAYACCEFMIHGNALFGILAWIPVPTTAILSRSLFLARSEAARLRMTRDAITAMLVERDPIPQINSVVASALGSSRETVQVIAAIGGVSPDWRVVTSVGPPPERGYEELRNRAVMRLQLRAGGTVSVTDDTHAIVAAGAYDDEGYLVGALCALHLVHDAHAARHERLEQVARELAPLLRDLRSIGRAQEAAEIDPLTRLPNRATILEHVRAALASDVAPGSLLLIDVDHFKAINDHLGHLAGDRCLRAVGDIIAQNVRGDDRAGRIGGEEFLIVMPRAASAGAREVAERLRAAIEGCGLRHSDGKPITCSIGIAALDVGETLESALARADEALYAAKRQGRNRVIELSA
- a CDS encoding TatD family hydrolase; this translates as MAAGLFDTHAHVHDKAFAEDRAEIVARARGAGVVQMIAVGCDLADSERALACAREFDLLASVGVHPHEAREAPKDLAAAFAPFFDDPRIVAVGEIGLDYYYDHSPREAQRAVLCAQLRIARERDLPVIFHHRDAYDDFVAVLREEFAAGMRGVIHCFTGDARQAQTYVGEFGLKLGIGGVLTFKTAQHVRDAVRAVGLDHAILETDCPYLAPIPHRGKRNEPAFIAATAAKLAEVLEIGVDTVIATTRATAESLFSRKVRR